In a single window of the Debaryomyces hansenii CBS767 chromosome A complete sequence genome:
- a CDS encoding DEHA2A08646p (similar to uniprot|Q02207 Saccharomyces cerevisiae YKR009C FOX2 Multifunctional enzyme of the peroxisomal fatty acid beta-oxidation pathway) yields MSEISFKDKVVVVTGAGGGLGKQYCLEYAKRGAKVVVNDLGGSLKGDGGNSSAADDVVEEIKKAGGIAVADYNNVLDGAKIIETAVKSFGTVHIIVNNAGVLRDASFKKMQEKDFKFVIDVHLNGAYKVTQAAWPYFRKQQYGRVLNTASPAGLYGNFGQANYSAAKLGLASFAETLAKEGEKYNIKANTIAPLARSRMTESILPPPVLEQLSPAKVAPLVLYLTSDANELSGQIFEVAAGFFGQIRWERSGGALFKPDETFTAEAVAKRFNEIMDFDDSKKPELLKNQHPFMLNDYKSLITAANKLPANDVSGAPTVSLKGKVVLITGAGAGLGRDYALWFAKYGAKVVVNDFKDPSKVVDEIIKSGGEAHGDKHDVASDSQAIIDNVINKYGTIDVLVNNAGVLRDKSFAKMSDADWEIVQKVHLFGTFNLVRLAWPHFLEKKSGRVINITSTSGIYGNFGQANYASAKAAIIGLSRTLAIEGAKNNIKVNAVAPHAETAMTLTIFNEDDKNLFHPDQVAPLLVYLASDDVPVTGELFEVGGGWIGNTRWQRAKGAVSKDEHTAPEFVRDHIKDVIDFSTGTFNPRSTEDSSMAILSAVGDDDDDEDDEDDDDSDDEDDVNERTYTYGDREVILYNIGIGANSHELKYVYENDSDFQVIPTFGHLVTFLSGKSTHSFAKLLKNFNPMYLLHGEHYLKVEKYPIPTEASMLTEFKPLAVTQKGTNSIVVHGSKTVDAKTGELLFTNEATYFIRKCEGETKVYGDRKAFATKQFNAPNSSPDFTIDVKISEHQASLYRLNGDRNPLHLDPEFAKGANFDKPILHGMCTYGMSAKVLLDKFGPFDEIKGRFTGIVFPGETLKVLAWKQGDIVIFQVHVVERKTIAINNAAIKLINNKAKI; encoded by the coding sequence ATGTCAGAAATATCATTTAAAGATAAGGTTGTTGTCGTTACCGGAGCCGGGGGTGGTCTTGGTAAACAATACTGTTTAGAATACGCTAAGAGAGGCGCTAAGGTTGTTGTCAACGATTTAGGTGGATCGCTTAAGGGAGACGGTGGCAACTCAAGCGCCGCGGACGatgttgttgaagaaatcaagaagGCCGGTGGAATTGCCGTTGCTGATTATAACAATGTGTTAGACGGGGccaaaattattgaaaccGCCGTCAAGAGTTTCGGTACTGTGCATATCATTGTCAACAACGCTGGTGTTTTAAGAGATGCTTCGTTCAAGAAGATGCAAGAAAAGGACTTCAAGTTTGTTATCGATGTCCATCTTAATGGTGCTTACAAAGTGACACAAGCTGCATGGCCATACTTCAGAAAACAACAGTACGGTAGAGTGCTTAATACTGCTTCTCCAGCAGGTTTGTACGGTAACTTTGGACAGGCCAATTACTCCGCCGCCAAGTTAGGGTTAGCCTCGTTTGCTGAAACCTTGGCTAAGGAAGGTGAAAAATACAACATCAAGGCCAACACCATTGCACCACTTGCTAGATCAAGAATGACTGAATCGATCTTACCGCCACCTGTTTTGGAACAATTATCGCCTGCAAAGGTTGCTCCATTGGTGTTATACTTGACTAGTGACGCCAACGAATTGAGCGGTCAAATCTTTGAAGTGGCTGCTGGTTTTTTCGGCCAAATCAGATGGGAAAGATCCGGTGGTGCTCTCTTCAAGCCAGATGAAACATTCACTGCTGAAGCTGTCGCAAAGAGATTCAACGAAATCATGGACTTTGATGACTCTAAGAAGCCAGAATTGTTAAAGAACCAACATCCATTTATGTTGAACGATTACAAGTCATTAATAACAGCTGCGAATAAATTGCCAGCGAATGACGTATCTGGTGCTCCAACCGTTTCCTTGAAGGGTAAGGTTGTTTTGATTACCGGTGCTGGTGCTGGTTTAGGTAGAGACTACGCCTTATGGTTTGCTAAGTATGGTGCCAAGGTCGTTGTTAACGATTTCAAGGATCCTTCTAAAGTTGTGGACGAAATTATTAAGAGTGGTGGTGAAGCCCATGGTGATAAGCATGATGTTGCTTCCGACTCGCAAGCCATCATTGATAACGTAATTAACAAATACGGTACCATTGACGTTTTAGTCAACAATGCCGGTGTGTTAAGAGACAAGTCTTTCGCCAAGATGAGCGATGCTGACTGGGAAATTGTCCAAAAGGTTCACTTATTTGGTACCTTCAACTTAGTCAGGTTAGCATGGCCACACTTCTTGGAGAAGAAGTCTGGTAGAGTTATTAATATTACTTCTACATCAGGTATATACGGTAACTTCGGTCAAGCCAACTATGCTTCTGCTAAGGCTGCTATCATTGGTCTCTCTAGAACCCTTGCTATTGAAGGTGCTAAGAACAACATTAAGGTTAATGCTGTTGCTCCACACGCTGAGACTGCCATGACTTTAACTATCttcaatgaagatgacAAGAATTTGTTTCACCCAGATCAAGTTGCTCCATTATTAGTCTATTTAGCCTCTGATGATGTCCCTGTAACCGGTGAATTATTCGAAGTCGGTGGTGGCTGGATAGGTAACACCAGATGGCAAAGAGCTAAGGGTGCTGTTTCAAAAGATGAACACACTGCGCCTGAATTCGTTAGAGATCATATCAAGGATGTTATTGATTTCTCAACTGGCACATTCAACCCAAGATCTACTGAGGACTCATCTATGGCCATCCTTAGTGCTGTTGgagatgatgatgacgatgaagatgatgaagatgatgatgacagTGATGACGAAGACGATGTAAATGAAAGAACGTATACTTACGGTGACAGAGAGGTTATCTTATACAATATTGGTATTGGTGCAAACTCTcatgaattgaaatatgttTATGAAAATGACAGTGATTTCCAAGTTATCCCAACATTTGGACATCTTGTTACTTTCTTGTCAGGTAAGTCTACTCATTCATTCGCTAAGTTGTTAAAGAACTTCAACCCAATGTACTTGTTACATGGTGAGCATTATCTTAAGGTCGAGAAGTACCCAATTCCAACTGAAGCTTCAATGTTAACCGAGTTCAAGCCATTAGCTGTTACTCAAAAGGGTACTAATAGTATTGTCGTTCATGGTCTGAAGACTGTTGATGCAAAGACTGGAGAACTTCTTTTCACAAATGAAGCTACTTACTTCATCAGAAAGTGTGAGGGTGAAACTAAGGTTTACGGTGACAGAAAAGCATTTGCTACTAAGCAATTCAATGCTCCAAATTCTTCTCCAGATTTTACTATTGATGTTAAGATTAGTGAACATCAAGCATCATTATACAGATTAAATGGTGACAGAAACCCATTACATCTTGATCCAGAATTTGCTAAGGGTGCCAACTTTGATAAGCCAATTTTACACGGTATGTGTACTTATGGTATGTCTGCTAAGGTCTTATTGGATAAGTTTGGTCCATTCGACGAAATTAAGGGTAGATTTACTGGTATTGTCTTCCCAGGTGAAACTCTTAAGGTTCTTGCTTGGAAGCAAGGTGATATTGTTATCTTCCAAGTCCACGTTGTTGAAAGAAAGACTATTGCAATTAACAACGCTGCTATTAAGTTAATTAATAACAAGGCTAAGATCTAA
- a CDS encoding DEHA2A08668p (similar to CA0578|IPF9605 Candida albicans IPF9605), with the protein MKDGSDDMISDNSAGLNHHTSVSRKARFMDSRSTTTKRDRPLSSYFDSPSNTKPIEASDYFSLKGDGINHLHINDEREDKDEDSHEFTSPLVNRKPFRNLSNFVNNLEFTGMKKKLASSKKSLTRSMTSVAKYSNKEREKKEDEVEKKLQNESDDVTNNEPNIIGGSPTQMVPRNKSIRRIHSMCQTTKEKETYNMEDNSHLPKTTINTFKVDNDLLPRINEDELFRILNGDYKEEFDEYVVIDCRFNYEYDGGHIMNAINITSQQGLEERFIRNNTNDSSKRRLYIFHCEFSIFRSPTMASHLRKCDRILNSNNYPKLTYPDIVVLEGGYKGFYDKYKSHCYPQAYIEMKDVNHQKTCELEMGKVRQANKLPRAKSYNHFLGNNSLSNTHNRSNSFTTITSHAENLKILKRQRSTSKFNLSNNDTDNEISIPGTQDLSDNRLTRASTFTYTPSIFNSSPANSPNIMSNRGMDSDFQPPSALFKSGGHQKSFSNSSNFSSSSISINSSSSSICSDLAFSSTDSLTDSYSSPVGEMPEFFEPKGHNLTSYLKMNTNNSFYNHLHANKPSLIKPISRKPSGPIPQLPAQQRNIISSSSINASTTSDTTIVHQNSKNLPNSSFKFPLSSNSKNKASRNLSRINTNTKHLSNSSLSNIFAVPTAASSPIMNSPLSTATPISTTDSSKSHLSIIDPINDTPVDFSVPSSAKRPFHPRRRSGSILSSGGGIHRFLDLDIDEVEEEEEEITEDNDRTLTDIKLNKISDFIQKSPFN; encoded by the coding sequence ATGAAAGACGGGAGTGATGATATGATAAGTGATAATCTGGCGGGCTTGAATCATCATACGAGTGTTAGTAGAAAGGCAAGATTTATGGATTCCAGAAGTACAACGACGAAAAGGGATCGACCACTAAGTAGCTATTTTGATTCACCGTCAAATACAAAGCCTATCGAAGCCTCAGACTATTTTAGTTTGAAGGGAGATGGAATCAATCATCTTCATATCAATGATGAACGTGAAGATAAAGACGAGGACAGTCATGAATTTACTTCTCCACTAGTTAATAGGAAACCATTTAGAAATTTGAGTAATTTCGTTAACAATCTCGAATTCACTGgtatgaagaagaaattggcTTCGTCAAAGAAAAGTTTGACTAGATCTATGACTCTGGTAGCCAAATATTCTAATAAGGAACGtgaaaagaaggaagatgaagtaGAGAAGAAACTCCAAAATGAACTGGATGATGTTACGAATAATGAACCGAATATCATTGGTGGATCGCCCACCCAGATGGTTCCTAGAAACAAAAGTATACGTAGGATTCATTCAATGTGCCAAACCACCAAAGAGAAGGAGACTTACAACATGGAAGATAATTCCCATTTACCCAAAACTACGATCAATACCTTCAAGGTAGATAACGACTTATTACCaagaattaatgaagatgaactATTCAGAATTTTAAATGGGGACTATAAGGaggaatttgatgaatatgtAGTAATTGATTGCAGATTCAATTACGAATACGATGGAGGTCATATAATGAATGCAATTAATATCACTTCTCAGCAAGGCTTGGAAGAGAGATTTATCAGGAACAATACCAATGATTCTTCGAAAAGACGACTCTACATTTTTCATTGTGAGTTTAGTATTTTTAGGAGTCCAACAATGGCATCACATCTTAGAAAATGTGAtagaattttgaatagtAATAATTATCCAAAATTAACTTATCCTGACATAGTGGTACTCGAGGGTGGCTATAAAGGATTTTACGACAAGTACAAATCGCATTGCTATCCTCAAGCTTATATTGAAATGAAAGATGTCAACCATCAAAAAACTTGCGAATTAGAAATGGGAAAGGTAAGACAAGCCAACAAGTTGCCCAGGGCTAAGTCTTATAATCATTTCTTGggaaataattctctttcaaaTACTCATAATAGATCGAATTCCTTTACAACAATAACATCCCATGCcgaaaatttaaaaattttaaaaagaCAGAGGTCaacttcaaaattcaatttgagCAATAATGATACTGACAATGAAATATCCATACCAGGTACCCAGGATTTGCTGGATAATAGATTGACAAGGGCTTCAACATTTACATATACCCCGTCCATATTCAATTCGTCGCCAGCAAATAGTCCTAACATCATGAGCAACCGTGGAATGGATAGTGATTTTCAACCCCCATCAGCCTTATTTAAACTGGGTGGCCACCAGAAGTCTTtctcaaattcatcaaacttttcatcttcatcgatctcaattaattcatcgtcatcatcgaTATGTTCTGACTTAGCATTTTCATCCACGGATTCTTTAACAGATTCGTATTCATCACCAGTTGGTGAAATGCCAGAGTTTTTCGAACCAAAGGGACATAATTTAACAAGctatttgaagatgaacaCAAATAATAGTTTCTACAATCATTTGCATGCGAACAAACCATCCTTAATAAAACCAATAAGCAGAAAACCATCCGGTCCAATTCCTCAATTACCGGCACAgcaaagaaatataatatcaaGTTCCAGTATCAATGCATCTACTACATCCGATACGACTATTGTACATCagaattcgaagaatttaccaaattcatCCTTCAAATTTCCACTTTCAtctaattcaaaaaataaagCATCACGTAATTTATCTCGAATTAATACTAATACAAAACATTTAAgcaattcatcattatctaatATTTTTGCTGTGCCAACTGCAGCATCATCTCCTATAATGAATTCCCCATTATCGACGGCGACTCCAATTTCAACCACAGATTCATCGAAAAGTCACTTATCTATCATTGATCCAATCAATGATACTCCTGTTGACTTTTCAGTACCCAGTTCAGCTAAAAGACCTTTTCATCCAAGAAGGAGATCAGGCTCGATTTTATCATCAGGTGGAGGAATACATAGATTTCTAGATTtagatattgatgaagtggaagaagaggaagaagaaattactGAGGATAATGACAGAACACTTACCGACatcaaattgaataagaTATCAgattttattcaaaagaGCCCATTCAATTAG
- a CDS encoding DEHA2A08690p (similar to CA0577|IPF16051 Candida albicans IPF16051) encodes MDISTLSIENDPKSNRKVINKTYRITKKIGQGQFGKVLLAENIGKHNVQKSCTTVAIKTINRLDKTRLITKTYLNHTTKIKREIQIMKECNHPNVVKLYQVIDDLKYDKILLVLEYCPFGEIDWKKYNHYNEKYNKKDGITLNKILRDVVNGLEYLHDYKKIVHRDLKPSNLLISADKTIKISDFGVSLILENNANDDKELGKSMGTPAFFAPELCQFVNNRLSMINDSFKAKNKIDSRIDLWSLGVILYCLIFNDLPFNGFNEFGLFKNIVNKDLKFPRVRSTTHTTKNDLKELNLLKDLIEKLLTKDPTKRITLEKVKQHGFTIFDITPSEQDTFQDFNRQIIRQDGSLTTKIKRLFVSKPESPVSPKLPVDKPEPNADALEPVDDLLDSYFDDSSSLGSYEETTEIDTTNLLESLETKESTPPVENKPNNLLNLEFLSKDNKSHKRTNKNTPSPLQLSQPSPQPYASRSASSSSSHFQSPLSPSSPIANAVTIGADSPSSIKSMFSPSKRFFARNKSKELASPNKKTHTISSLSNTSSLKSKNSDKKTAVYNDLMEPPPIFGTTSSLSSTNQSPSSTCSRKNSISSSKSSGLSRITSSSSSLNLNAYLTDDAYSLSSMKDPAITENSKGNNNKASNNSHQGVTDDDPDEDVDETLILPDHEQSDMKHYSSMSDFLDRI; translated from the coding sequence ATGGATATATCAACACTATCTATAGAAAATGATCCTAAGTCCAATAGGAAGGTAATTAATAAAACGTACCGCATTACAAAAAAGATAGGGCAAGGTCAGTTTGGTAAGGTTTTACTAGCTGAGAATATAGGAAAGCATAATGTTCAGAAATCATGCACAACCGTTGCTATAAAGACTATAAACCGACTCGATAAGACGAGATTGATCACCAAAACGTACCTCAATCATACAACCAAAATAAAGAGAGAAATACAGATTATGAAAGAATGTAATCACCCTAATGTCGTGAAATTATACCAAGTAATAGATGACCTTAAATATGACAAAATTCTTTTGGTGTTGGAGTATTGTCCGTTTGGAGAAATAGATTGGAAAAAATACAACCATTATAATGAAAAGTACAATAAAAAAGATGGAATAACGCTAAATAAGATTCTACGTGATGTTGTAAATGGATTAGAGTACCTTCATGACTATAAAAAGATTGTACATAGAGATCTAAAGCCATCTAACTTACTAATCAGTGCTGATAAAACGATTAAGATATCCGATTTTGGTGTGAGTTTGATTTTAGAGAACAACGCCAATGATGATAAGGAATTAGGTAAAAGCATGGGAACACCAGCATTTTTTGCTCCTGAATTATGCCAATTTGTCAACAATAGGTTATCAATGATTAACGATAGTTTTAAAGCAAAGAATAAGATTGATTCGAGAATTGACTTATGGTCCTTAGGTGTAATATTATACTGCTTGATTTTCAATGATCTACCGTTTAATGGGTTTAATGAGTTTGgattattcaagaatattgtTAACAAAGATTTGAAGTTTCCTCGGGTTAGGAGTACAACTCATACTACTAAAAATGATCTTAAAGAACTAAACTTATTAAAAGATTTGAtagagaaattattaacgAAGGATCCCACGAAGCGAATCACACTAGAAAAAGTAAAACAACATGGATTTACGATATTTGATATAACACCGAGTGAACAAGACACATTTCAGGATTTCAATCGTCAAATCATACGACAGGATGGAAGTTTAACAACAAAGATAAAGAGACTTTTTGTAAGCAAACCAGAATCACCAGTATCGCCCAAGCTTCCAGTTGATAAACCAGAACCAAATGCTGATGCCCTTGAGCCAGTGGACGATTTGCTTGATTCGTATTTTGATGATTCATCATCGTTAGGGTCGTATGAAGAAACCACTGAAATTGATACGACGAATTTATTAGAGTCATTGGAGACTAAAGAAAGTACTCCACCGGTAGAAAATAAACCGAACAATCTATTGAACTTAGAATTCTTATCAAAAGATAATAAGAGTCATAAGCGTACTAATAAGAACACTCCATCGCCACTACAATTAAGCCAGCCTCTGCCTCAGCCATATGCATCGAGATCggcttcatcatcatcgaGCCATTTCCAGTCACCACTATCTCCAAGTTCGCCTATAGCTAATGCTGTTACTATTGGCGCCGACTCTCCTTCATCCATCAAGTCCATGTTTAGTCCTTCTAAAAGGTTTTTTGCAAGGAATAAGAGCAAGGAATTGGCTAGTCCTAATAAGAAAACCCATACAATAAGCTCGTTATCGAACACTTCGTCACTAAAATCAAAGAACAGTGATAAGAAAACCGCGGTCTACAACGATCTCATGGAACCACCACCTATTTTTGGTACTACAAGTTCATTGTCAAGTACGAATCAGTCTCCCTCATCGACGTGCTCCCGTAAGAACTCCATTTCGTCTCTGAAATCAAGTGGACTAAGCAGAATTACAAGCTCTAGTTCTTCGTTGAATTTAAATGCATATTTGACTGATGATGCTTACTCCCTATCGTCGATGAAAGACCCTGCCATCACAGAGAACTCCAAGggaaataataataaagctTCTAATAATAGCCATCAGGGCGTAACCGATGATGATCCTGATGAAGATGTGGATGAGACATTAATCCTTCCTGATCACGAGCAATCTGATATGAAACATTATTCAAGTATGTCTGATTTCCTAGATAGAATCTAA